A region of Salvelinus namaycush isolate Seneca chromosome 9, SaNama_1.0, whole genome shotgun sequence DNA encodes the following proteins:
- the LOC120054141 gene encoding nuclear factor of activated T-cells, cytoplasmic 3-like: protein MTTVNCSGNEELDFRLIFGEDEQQQLGPAGPDPGDSTPYYTTQSMVNQPIGQAQDLQQSQQHHQAASQQAPLQTYGNYHPSSSYEVHSSRYCPMGHLPKAFDCPSIQITSISHSHQELGSSQDAVPISGADGGGECGRERSWSRDHLYLPLDPCYRDSSSLNPSPCSSLSSRSWLSDVSSCESFSHVYDDVEAELNEAAARFTMGSPLASPLASPGCSPQGQAAGGFGVELWQQQYFMNTHSLSPHQSPRQSPRQSPCHSPRNSVTDENWLNPRPTSRSGSRPTSPCGKRRHSSADVYGQGPSPTPSPHQSPCPTPSHSPRGSVTEDTWVVGSPGAMGALLYNLPEVDVPSKTRRTSQQAHMGLLHGQGDSGLVPEDQGVVLPYLDSPADESGSTLKQDGLFEELFLSVPSHFTWNKPKPGNAPLFRTSSLPPLDWPLPSQFGQCELKVDVQPRGHHRAHYETEGSRGAVKAASGGHPVVKLLGYDEKPVNLQIFIGTADDRYLRPHVFYQVHRVTGKTVATACQESVISSTKVLEISLLPENSMSTSIDCAGILKLRNSDIELRKGETDIGRKNTRVRVAFRVYIPQPSGKVLCLQAASIPVECSQRSATDLPQMQSCSPISCLVSGGEEMVITGSNISHESKVIFLEKGPDGRTQWEVDGKVIRDKSKRSRIVVEIPTYHNTTVSSAVQVQFYVCNGKRRRSQRQNFTYLAGASPHHYPTASDHAVVAPRVKQELTDSTYLSTCNNLPGLYPTSSKQNSSDGAFSQDRPLYGSSGGHPVPCGPPSQPAYTPSGSSPLQHSPHLHSYSPSMGYQRISPMHTPDSMPPPRTKPVYQTTQHNVPYSGQASSPMRPGPAALQVIRPQSAQPRPAVSSPHRESVMYQSLIGPDLSVATLQPARTHTQNATQLQSLKYHCSHSDSDLAALQAEYNLSYHSDKNLPASYSPTPGVAATCSTSPLASASSGGPLRHLSPSSAQGLASGIDPQECPPAPHSLFSNDRGRVNIKQEPEEKLPLGSMGLQEITLDDVNEIIDRDISQLSGGGGGAAESNQPEQDTYGWDTEILQ from the exons GTCCAGACCCTGGTGACAGCACGCCATACTATACCACACAGTCTATGGTCAATCAGCCTATTGGCCAGGCCCAAGACTTACAACAGAGCCAGCAGCACCATCAGGCTGCTTCTCAACAAGCTCCTCTCCAAACCTACGGTAACTACCACCCCAGCTCCAGCTATGAAGTTCACAGTTCCAGATACTGTCCCATGGGACACCTCCCCAAGGCGTTCGACTGCCCAAGCATCCAGATCACATCTATCAGTCACAGTCACCAAGAGCTGGGCTCCAGCCAGGATGCCGTGCCCATCAGTGGGGCAGACGGCGGGGGGGAGTGCGGTCGTGAACGGTCCTGGTCCAGGGATCACCTCTACCTACCCCTGGACCCCTGTTACAGGGACTCATCGTCCCTGAACCCCAGCCCTTGCAGTAGCCTGTCCTCCAGGAGCTGGCTGTCCGACGTGTCCTCCTGCGAGTCCTTCTCGCACGTTTACGACGACGTGGAGGCTGAGCTGAACGAGGCGGCCGCCCGATTCACTATGGGTTCCCCGCTGGCCTCTCCCCTGGCCTCCCCTGGCTGCTCCCCACAAGGCCAGGCCGCAGGGGGATTCGGGGTAGAGCTGTGGCAGCAGCAGTACTTCATGAACACCCACTCCCTCTCGCCCCACCAGTCCCCTCGCCAGTCGCCCCGTCAGTCCCCCTGTCACTCTCCGCGCAACAGCGTCACAGACGAGAACTGGCTTAACCCGCGCCCCACCTCCAGGTCCGGCTCAAGGCCCACATCACCTTGTGGGAAGAGACGACACTCCAGCGCAGACGTCTACGGACAGGGACCTTCCCCCACCCCATCCCCTCATCAGTCCCCCTGCCCCACCCCCAGCCACTCTCCCAGGGGCAGCGTAACAGAGGACACCTGGGTGGTTGGAAGCCCTGGTGCCATGGGGGCCCTCCTGTACAACCTCCCTGAGGTAGACGTTCCCTCCAAAACCAGGAGGACCTCTCAGCAGGCTCACATGGGTCTACTGCATGGACAGGGAGACTCAGGGCTGGTGCCCGAAGACCAAGGAGTCGTGTTGCCTTACCTGGACTCACCTGCAGATGAGTCTGGGTCTACtctaaaacaggatggccttttTGAAGAACTTTTTCTCTCGGTTCCCTCACACTTCACCTGGAACAAACCCAAACCTGGCAACGCACCCCTTTTCAG GACCTCATCCCTACCCCCACTGGACTGGCCCCTGCCTAGCCAGTTTGGCCAGTGCGAGTTGAAGGTGGATGTGCAGCCACGGGGCCACCACAGGGCCCACTACGAGACAGAGGGGAGTCGGGGGGCCGTCAAGGCTGCCTCAGGAGGACACCCTGTAGTCAAG CTCCTTGGATACGACGAGAAGCCAGTCAATCTGCAGATTTTCATTGGCACGGCAGACGATCGGTACTTGAGACCACATGTCTTCTACCAGGTGCACAGAGTAACGGGAAAGACGGTGGCTACTGCTTGCCAGGAAAGCGTAATAAGCAGTACAAAGGTTCTGGAAATCTCTCTCCTCCCCGAAAACAGTATGTCCACCAG TATTGACTGTGCAGGCATCCTGAAGCTGAGGAACTCTGACATTGAGCTCAGGAAGGGGGAGACTGACATCGGGAGGAAGAACACACGTGTGCGAGTGGCATTCCGTGTGTATATCCCTCAGCCCAGCGGCAAGGTCCTGTGTCTGCAAGCTGCCTCTATTCCTGTGGAGTGCT CCCAGCGCTCGGCCACAGACCTTCCCCAGATGCAGAGCTGCAGTCCCATCAGCTGCTTGGTCAGTGGGGGGGAGGAGATGGTAATTACTGGCTCCAACATATCCCACGAGTCAAAGGTCATCTTCCTGGAGAAAGGCCCTG ATGGACGCACACAGTGGGAAGTTGACGGAAAAGTTATTAGAGACAAGAGTAAAAGA TCCAGAATCGTGGTTGAGATTCCTACCTACCACAACACCACTGTGAGCTCTGCAGTCCAGGTGCAGTTCTACGTGTGCAacggaaagaggagaagaagccAAAGGCAAAACTTCACATACTTGGCTGGTGCTTCTCCACACCATTATCCCACTGCCAGTGACCATGCAGTTGTGGCTCCTCGGGTGAAGCAGGAGCTCACCGACTCAACCTATCTGTCTACTTGCAACAATCTCCCTGGCCTATATCCAACCAGCAGCAAGCAGAATTCTTCTGACGGGGCCTTCTCTCAGGACAGGCCCTTGTATGGTTCCTCTGGTGGTCACCCTGTGCCTTGTGGTCCGCCCTCCCAGCCAGCATACACTCCCTCAGGCTCCTCGCCTCTTCAGCACTCCCCGCACCTCCACAGCTACAGTCCCAGTATGGGATACCAGCGGATAAGCCCTATGCATACACCTGATTCAATGCCACCCCCTCGGACAAAGCCTGTCTACCAGACCACACAACATAATGTGCCTTATAGTGGCCAGGCCAGCTCTCCCATGAGACCTGGTCCTGCCGCACTCCAGGTCATTCGACCTCAGTCTGCCCAGCCCAGGCCAGCTGTCTCCAGCCCTCATAGGGAAAGTGTGATGTACCAGAGCCTCATTGGACCTGATCTCTCTGTCGCCACTCTCCAGCCTGCCAGAACCCACACCCAGAATGCAACCCAGCTGCAGTCTCTAAAATACCACTGTTCCCACTCAGACTCTGACCTAGCTGCTCTACAGGCTGAGTATAATCTGAGCTACCATTCTGACAAAAACTTGCCTGCTTCGTATTCCCCCACCCCTGGAGTAGCAGCAACCTGCTCCACCTCCCCGTTAGCATCAGCCTCCTCTGGGGGTCCCCTGAGGCACCTGTCCCCCAGCAGCGCTCAGGGGCTGGCCTCAGGTATCGACCCCCAGGAGTGTCCCCCGGCACCCCATTCCCTCTTCTCAAACGACAGAGGGAGGGTGAACATCAAGCAGGAACCAGAGGAGAAGCTGCCTCTCGGCTCCATGGGGCTCCAGGAGATCACACTAGATGATG TGAATGAGATCATCGACAGAGACATATCTCAgctcagtggtggtggtggtggggcagcagAGTCCAATCAACCAGAACAGGATACTTATGGATGGGATACTGAGATACTCCAGTGA